A single region of the Plantactinospora soyae genome encodes:
- a CDS encoding ABC transporter substrate-binding protein, whose product MSTPLSRRRLLGLAGGAALALTPLGCGGGGGSGGSQFSQPKGDVPGQYAKRQRVVVWYPYSGVPADAFNRLVGKFNESQQDVYLEAQFQGTYDEVSQKLAAGLQARQIPELCIFSEVTWHRFHLNQTLEPMTGYFDNGFSPAEYVDSLIAEGTVRNEVWWVPFGRSTPLFYYNRDMFAKAGLPDRGPKTWDELREWAPALQKVSVGGRAPRLHAYPRVDGDWMFQGAVWQWGGNYSKGMEVAIDTGGAVEAGEWQRRLIHQDKLAYMTESPRVDFTNGLVGTLQDSTGVMTTLTKEAKFAFGAAFLPEQKAFGCPTGGGGLAMLAGPPKERKEAAFEFIRFAARPENVAQWSVDTGYLPSTKAAQQTPELQKLFTERPGYKVAVDQLPKTQAQDQVRLLVPNANKAIYGGLQKIYADNQPAQQVFSAVAEELRKNAESVKDAVAKYS is encoded by the coding sequence ATGTCCACACCCCTTTCCCGGCGCCGGTTGCTCGGCCTCGCCGGTGGCGCCGCGCTCGCGTTGACGCCGCTCGGCTGTGGCGGTGGCGGCGGAAGCGGCGGCAGCCAGTTCAGCCAGCCGAAGGGCGACGTGCCCGGCCAGTACGCCAAGCGGCAGCGGGTGGTGGTCTGGTACCCGTACAGCGGAGTGCCGGCCGACGCCTTCAACCGGCTGGTCGGCAAGTTCAACGAGTCCCAGCAGGACGTCTACCTGGAGGCGCAGTTCCAGGGCACCTACGACGAGGTGTCCCAGAAGCTCGCCGCCGGCCTCCAGGCCCGGCAGATCCCGGAGTTGTGCATCTTCTCCGAGGTGACCTGGCACCGGTTCCATCTCAACCAGACGCTGGAGCCGATGACCGGCTACTTCGACAACGGCTTCTCCCCAGCCGAGTACGTCGACTCGCTGATCGCCGAGGGCACCGTCCGGAACGAGGTGTGGTGGGTGCCGTTCGGCCGCAGTACGCCGCTGTTCTACTACAACCGGGACATGTTCGCGAAGGCCGGCCTGCCGGATCGGGGCCCGAAGACCTGGGACGAGTTGCGGGAGTGGGCACCGGCGCTGCAGAAGGTGAGCGTCGGCGGCCGGGCGCCCCGGCTGCACGCGTACCCGCGGGTGGACGGGGACTGGATGTTCCAGGGCGCGGTGTGGCAGTGGGGCGGGAACTACTCCAAGGGAATGGAGGTGGCCATCGACACCGGCGGCGCGGTCGAGGCCGGTGAGTGGCAGCGGCGGCTGATCCACCAGGACAAGCTCGCCTACATGACCGAGAGCCCCCGGGTCGACTTCACCAACGGGCTGGTCGGCACGCTCCAGGACTCCACCGGCGTGATGACGACGCTGACCAAGGAGGCCAAGTTCGCGTTCGGCGCCGCCTTCCTGCCCGAGCAGAAGGCGTTCGGCTGCCCGACCGGCGGCGGTGGGCTGGCGATGCTGGCCGGCCCGCCGAAGGAGCGCAAGGAGGCCGCGTTCGAGTTCATCCGGTTCGCCGCCAGGCCGGAGAACGTGGCGCAGTGGTCGGTCGACACCGGCTACCTGCCGTCCACCAAGGCCGCGCAGCAGACCCCGGAGTTGCAGAAGCTCTTCACCGAGCGGCCCGGCTACAAGGTCGCGGTGGACCAGTTGCCGAAGACCCAGGCGCAGGACCAGGTCCGGCTGCTGGTGCCGAACGCGAACAAGGCCATCTACGGCGGCCTACAGAAGATCTACGCCGACAACCAGCCGGCCCAGCAGGTCTTCTCGGCGGTGGCGGAGGAACTGCGCAAGAACGCCGAGAGCGTCAAGGACGCGGTCGCCAAGTACAGCTGA
- a CDS encoding carbohydrate ABC transporter permease, with protein sequence MSDPTVAGRGRPVPTAGDTARRSVARTRRGRRLREYALFLAFVAPNFLLIGVFSYWPVVYNAYLSLTEWDMIAPVKRFVGLDNYVDLFTGNEFVDVLGTTAYFMVGVVGGSLVLGLAVAVLLNQRLRGRGLVRTMVFAPHVLSGAAIGLAWLFIFDPNYGLSRFLFELVGATSPAWLTDSDWALPAIMIVYLWKNVGFCAIVYLAGLQNLPRDLYESAALDGAGAWRIFRRITLPLLSPVTFFLVVTTIISSFQAFDVIAVMTDGGPGGATTILSWYVYDKGFIAFQAGPAAAGAVVMFAILLAVTLLQTRYLERKVHYR encoded by the coding sequence GTGAGTGACCCGACGGTAGCCGGGCGGGGCAGGCCGGTGCCGACCGCCGGCGACACCGCCCGACGATCCGTGGCCCGGACCCGACGCGGTCGGCGCCTGCGGGAGTACGCCCTCTTCCTGGCCTTCGTCGCGCCCAACTTCCTGCTGATCGGGGTCTTCTCGTACTGGCCGGTGGTCTACAACGCCTACCTGAGCCTGACCGAGTGGGACATGATCGCCCCGGTCAAACGGTTCGTCGGGCTGGACAACTACGTCGACCTGTTCACCGGCAACGAGTTCGTCGACGTGCTCGGTACCACGGCGTACTTCATGGTCGGGGTGGTCGGCGGCAGCCTGGTCCTGGGTCTGGCGGTGGCGGTGCTGCTGAACCAGCGGCTGCGCGGCCGGGGGCTGGTCCGGACCATGGTCTTCGCGCCGCACGTGCTCTCCGGCGCCGCGATCGGACTGGCCTGGCTGTTCATCTTCGACCCGAACTACGGGCTGTCCCGGTTCCTGTTCGAACTCGTCGGCGCCACCTCGCCGGCCTGGCTCACCGACTCCGACTGGGCCCTGCCGGCGATCATGATCGTCTACCTGTGGAAGAACGTCGGCTTCTGCGCGATCGTCTACCTGGCCGGGTTGCAGAACCTGCCCCGGGACCTCTACGAGTCGGCGGCGCTGGACGGCGCCGGCGCGTGGCGGATCTTCCGCCGGATCACCCTGCCACTGCTCTCTCCGGTGACGTTCTTCCTGGTGGTGACGACGATCATCTCGTCGTTCCAGGCCTTCGACGTGATCGCGGTGATGACCGACGGCGGGCCGGGCGGAGCGACCACCATCCTCTCCTGGTACGTCTACGACAAGGGCTTCATCGCCTTCCAGGCCGGTCCGGCCGCCGCGGGTGCGGTGGTGATGTTCGCGATCCTGCTCGCGGTCACCCTGCTGCAGACCCGCTATCTCGAGCGAAAGGTGCACTACCGGTGA
- a CDS encoding glycerophosphodiester phosphodiesterase has product MFLTIAHRGDPLAHRENTMPAFQSAVDKGANTLEFDLRLTRDGRIALLHDARLDRLWDVPAAIADLTLAQVRTAGTDGHQVPTLDELLVAFPRTTFLVDLKTDDVVEPAVRELRRHGDAFDRAIFVAARSGGREALVRLRAAEPDALIGLDWTEPAPPPQDLLDALRPQYFGPRWRVADACGVPAMRERGYQVWVGPLVAEADLAAAYAYGVDGIVSDDVDALLRLAAPVPAGE; this is encoded by the coding sequence ATGTTCCTGACGATCGCGCATCGGGGCGATCCGCTCGCCCACCGCGAGAACACCATGCCGGCGTTCCAGTCGGCGGTCGACAAGGGCGCGAACACCCTGGAGTTCGATCTGCGGCTGACCCGGGACGGCCGGATCGCGTTGCTGCACGACGCCCGGCTGGACCGGTTGTGGGACGTACCGGCGGCGATCGCCGACCTGACCCTCGCGCAGGTACGGACGGCCGGCACCGACGGTCACCAGGTGCCCACCCTGGACGAACTGCTCGTCGCCTTCCCCCGGACGACGTTCCTGGTCGACCTGAAGACCGACGACGTGGTCGAGCCCGCGGTCCGGGAACTGCGCCGGCACGGCGACGCCTTCGACCGGGCCATCTTCGTGGCGGCCCGCAGCGGCGGCCGGGAGGCACTGGTCCGGCTGCGCGCGGCCGAGCCGGACGCGCTGATCGGGCTGGACTGGACCGAACCCGCACCGCCGCCGCAGGACCTGCTGGACGCACTGCGCCCGCAGTACTTCGGTCCGCGCTGGCGGGTCGCCGACGCGTGCGGGGTACCGGCGATGCGGGAGCGCGGCTACCAGGTCTGGGTCGGCCCGCTCGTCGCCGAGGCGGACCTGGCCGCCGCGTACGCGTACGGAGTGGACGGCATCGTCAGCGACGACGTCGACGCCCTGCTGCGGCTCGCCGCCCCCGTTCCGGCCGGTGAGTGA
- a CDS encoding family 78 glycoside hydrolase catalytic domain: MRTSQSTIRPVSLRVERAVDPIGIDEPRPLLGWQLPAGARGRAQTAYQVVVTDDADAVVWDSGTVASADSVDVPYGGPPPRPRTRYHWRVRVIDERVEPSDWSQPATWESGLMRPGEWTADWITSAAEAAVPVRIDLDTRAPFENIERIWAAGTPAPAEALFRAEFTVPPGRAVTGAQLTTGGAAEITAWLNGVPVHGTDPRPAVRVGRNVLALRAVAGALPGGLVARLTVSLADLHPVLLVADDRWRAAAAPIRPEQIGPGELAGPGELAGPGELAGPGGWTGSGEATPDWARPDHDDSGWAKAVALGPHGNPPWGREPATYRPSPYLRRAFEVSAPVRRARLYATAAGLYELTINGAPVGDHRLAPGWTDYQLRVPYQCYDVTALLRPGRNALAGTLADGWYAGQVGFLGAGHYGDVRALRAELHLDLDDGTHTVLGTDGRWRTGEGGLRYADLQNGEVYDARREPAGWREPDFDDTDWPAAVPVPGPAGAPQAQIAEPIRALHELPARTVTELRPGTVVVDFGQNIAGWLRLRLRGRAGQRIMLRHAEVLDPDGELYLTALRTARATDEYVLRGEPDGEEYEPRFTVHGFRYCEVSGLSEALDGADVTAVVAYADMPATGRFGCSSEPLNRLQANIVWSQRGNFLTVPTDCPQRDERLGWTGDAQVFAATAAFNYDVRSFLRKWLQDVRDAQRPDGAIAHVAPDVMTGAQVDNPTRWAGSGGWGDAVAIVPERLLTAYADRRAVTESLDAMDGWLRYLDRRGGGDQPDGGYADWLAVTPTPKELVNTAYFAYTARLAARLAESVADPRAGDWHALADRLRAQFQARYVGGGGRVSSGTQTAYVLALHADLLPAADRPAAVDRLAAEVAARHDHLTTGFLGTPWLLDALTEGGRVDVAYRLLTQSGYPSWLYPVVHGDATTIWERWDSWSDSRGFQNPHMTSFNHYAYGAVGDWLYRTVAGLAPTAPGYRTIRIRPRPGGGLSSAEAELATVHGRAAVAWRDEAGAFILDVTVPPNTTAEVWVPDADPADVTEGGTPASDADGVRASHRADDGSAVFTVGSGTYRFRRG, from the coding sequence GTGAGAACTAGCCAGTCCACGATCCGGCCGGTGTCCCTGCGCGTCGAGCGGGCCGTCGACCCGATCGGTATCGACGAACCCCGACCACTGCTCGGCTGGCAACTTCCCGCCGGGGCCCGGGGGCGCGCGCAGACGGCGTACCAGGTCGTGGTCACCGACGACGCCGACGCCGTGGTCTGGGACTCCGGCACCGTTGCCTCCGCCGACTCCGTCGACGTGCCGTACGGCGGGCCGCCCCCGCGCCCCCGGACCCGTTACCACTGGCGGGTCCGGGTGATCGACGAGCGCGTCGAACCATCCGACTGGAGCCAACCGGCGACCTGGGAAAGTGGACTGATGCGGCCCGGCGAGTGGACGGCCGACTGGATCACCTCGGCCGCCGAGGCCGCCGTACCGGTCCGGATCGACCTGGACACCCGGGCGCCGTTCGAGAACATCGAACGGATCTGGGCGGCCGGAACGCCCGCGCCGGCGGAGGCGCTGTTCCGGGCCGAGTTCACCGTGCCGCCCGGTCGCGCGGTGACCGGGGCCCAGCTGACCACCGGCGGCGCCGCCGAGATCACCGCCTGGCTCAACGGCGTGCCGGTGCACGGCACCGACCCGCGTCCGGCGGTCCGGGTCGGCCGCAACGTGCTCGCGCTGCGCGCGGTGGCCGGCGCGCTGCCCGGCGGCCTGGTCGCTCGGCTGACGGTGAGCCTGGCCGACCTGCACCCGGTGCTGCTGGTCGCCGACGACCGGTGGCGGGCCGCCGCCGCCCCGATCCGGCCCGAACAGATCGGTCCGGGCGAGCTTGCTGGTCCGGGCGAGCTTGCTGGTCCGGGCGAGCTGGCCGGTCCGGGCGGGTGGACCGGGTCCGGCGAGGCGACGCCGGACTGGGCCCGGCCCGACCACGACGACTCCGGTTGGGCCAAGGCGGTGGCTCTCGGACCGCACGGCAACCCGCCGTGGGGCCGGGAACCGGCAACCTACCGACCGAGCCCGTACCTGCGGCGTGCCTTCGAGGTGTCGGCGCCGGTGCGGCGGGCCCGGCTCTACGCCACCGCCGCCGGGCTGTACGAGCTGACGATCAACGGGGCGCCGGTCGGCGACCACCGGCTCGCTCCCGGCTGGACCGACTACCAGCTACGGGTGCCGTACCAGTGTTACGACGTCACCGCCCTGCTCCGGCCGGGACGCAACGCGCTCGCCGGGACCCTCGCCGACGGGTGGTACGCCGGCCAGGTCGGCTTTCTCGGCGCCGGACACTACGGCGACGTCCGCGCGCTCCGCGCCGAACTGCACCTGGACCTCGACGACGGTACGCACACCGTGCTCGGCACCGACGGGCGGTGGCGGACCGGCGAGGGCGGCCTGCGCTACGCCGACCTGCAGAACGGCGAGGTCTACGATGCCCGCCGCGAGCCGGCCGGCTGGCGGGAGCCCGACTTCGACGACACGGACTGGCCGGCGGCGGTGCCGGTACCCGGACCGGCCGGCGCGCCCCAGGCCCAGATCGCCGAGCCGATCCGCGCGCTGCACGAGTTGCCGGCGCGGACCGTCACCGAACTCCGGCCGGGCACCGTCGTCGTCGACTTCGGCCAGAACATCGCCGGCTGGCTGCGGCTGCGGCTGCGCGGCCGGGCAGGGCAACGCATCATGCTGCGGCACGCCGAGGTGCTCGACCCGGACGGCGAGCTGTACCTGACGGCCCTGCGGACCGCCCGAGCCACCGACGAGTACGTGCTGCGCGGCGAGCCCGACGGCGAGGAGTACGAGCCCCGGTTCACCGTGCACGGCTTCCGCTACTGCGAGGTCAGCGGCCTGTCGGAGGCACTGGACGGCGCCGACGTCACCGCCGTGGTCGCGTACGCCGACATGCCGGCCACCGGCAGGTTCGGCTGTTCGTCGGAGCCGTTGAACCGGCTCCAGGCGAACATCGTGTGGAGCCAGCGCGGCAACTTCCTCACCGTGCCCACCGACTGCCCGCAGCGCGACGAGCGGTTGGGCTGGACCGGGGACGCCCAGGTGTTCGCCGCCACCGCCGCGTTCAACTACGACGTCCGCTCGTTCCTGCGCAAATGGCTGCAGGACGTCCGCGACGCCCAACGCCCGGACGGCGCGATCGCACACGTGGCACCCGACGTCATGACCGGCGCCCAGGTCGACAACCCGACCCGGTGGGCCGGCAGCGGCGGCTGGGGCGACGCCGTGGCGATCGTGCCGGAACGGCTGCTGACCGCGTACGCCGACCGGCGCGCCGTGACCGAGAGCCTGGACGCGATGGACGGCTGGCTGCGGTACCTCGACCGGCGTGGCGGCGGGGACCAGCCCGACGGCGGGTACGCCGACTGGCTCGCCGTCACCCCGACCCCGAAGGAACTGGTCAACACCGCGTACTTCGCGTACACGGCCCGACTCGCCGCCCGGCTCGCCGAGAGCGTCGCCGACCCGAGGGCGGGGGACTGGCACGCCCTCGCCGACCGGCTGCGCGCGCAGTTCCAGGCCCGGTACGTCGGTGGCGGCGGCCGGGTCTCGTCCGGCACCCAGACCGCGTACGTGCTGGCGCTGCACGCCGACCTGCTGCCCGCTGCCGATCGGCCGGCGGCGGTGGACCGGCTCGCCGCCGAGGTGGCCGCCCGGCACGACCACCTGACCACCGGGTTCCTCGGCACTCCGTGGCTACTCGACGCGCTGACCGAGGGCGGTCGGGTGGACGTCGCGTACCGGCTGTTGACCCAGTCGGGGTACCCGTCCTGGCTGTATCCGGTGGTGCACGGCGACGCCACGACCATCTGGGAGCGCTGGGACTCGTGGAGCGACTCCCGTGGCTTCCAGAACCCGCACATGACCTCGTTCAACCACTACGCGTACGGCGCGGTCGGCGACTGGCTCTACCGCACCGTCGCCGGACTCGCCCCGACCGCGCCGGGATACCGGACGATCCGGATCCGACCCCGACCGGGCGGGGGTCTGTCCTCCGCCGAGGCCGAGTTGGCGACGGTGCACGGCCGGGCCGCCGTGGCCTGGCGGGACGAGGCGGGGGCGTTCATTCTCGACGTGACGGTGCCGCCGAACACCACGGCCGAGGTGTGGGTGCCGGACGCCGACCCGGCGGACGTCACCGAGGGCGGAACGCCCGCGTCCGACGCCGACGGGGTACGCGCCAGCCACCGCGCCGACGACGGGTCGGCGGTCTTCACGGTCGGCTCCGGCACGTACCGGTTCCGCCGCGGCTGA
- a CDS encoding carbohydrate ABC transporter permease, with translation MTTRMRRFGLYALLALVGVTMVGPLYWLFTSSLKQSGDIYTFPPVWWPGDLRWGNYAEAWRAAPFGQFYLNSLITTGSGALLEVANAVLTAYAFVFLRFPAKRVLFAALLGALMVPGHVTLLANYLTVADLGWINTYQGIVIPGAASAFGAFLLRQHMLTIPIEIIEAARADGAGHLRILFRVVLPLSRPMLITVAIVSLVSKWNDFIWPLIVTNTETMRTLPVGLLMLKDADGYVNWGSVMAATVFVVLPVLAVFFVAQRQIVAGLTQGAVKG, from the coding sequence GTGACCACACGGATGCGCCGGTTCGGCCTCTACGCACTGCTCGCCCTGGTCGGAGTGACCATGGTGGGGCCGCTGTACTGGCTGTTCACCTCGTCGCTGAAGCAGTCCGGCGACATCTACACCTTCCCGCCCGTCTGGTGGCCCGGTGACCTGCGCTGGGGCAACTACGCGGAGGCGTGGCGGGCGGCGCCGTTCGGCCAGTTCTACCTCAACTCCCTGATCACCACCGGTTCCGGGGCGCTGCTGGAGGTGGCGAACGCGGTGCTCACCGCGTACGCCTTCGTGTTCCTGCGGTTTCCGGCCAAGCGGGTGCTGTTCGCCGCGCTGCTCGGCGCGCTGATGGTGCCCGGACACGTCACCCTGCTCGCCAACTACCTGACCGTGGCCGACCTGGGCTGGATCAACACCTACCAGGGCATCGTCATCCCGGGCGCGGCCTCGGCGTTCGGCGCGTTCCTGCTGCGCCAGCACATGCTGACCATCCCCATCGAGATCATCGAGGCGGCCCGGGCGGACGGCGCCGGGCACCTGCGCATCCTGTTCCGGGTCGTGCTGCCGCTGTCCCGCCCGATGCTGATCACGGTCGCGATCGTGTCGCTGGTCAGCAAGTGGAACGACTTCATCTGGCCGTTGATCGTCACGAACACCGAGACCATGCGGACCCTGCCGGTGGGGCTGCTGATGCTCAAGGACGCCGACGGCTACGTCAACTGGGGCTCCGTGATGGCCGCGACCGTCTTCGTCGTACTTCCGGTCCTCGCCGTCTTCTTCGTCGCCCAGCGGCAGATCGTCGCCGGCCTCACCCAGGGTGCCGTCAAGGGCTGA